From the Oceanibaculum indicum P24 genome, the window TGGGGATCGAGCGCATCGCCATGCTGAAATACGGCATTCCCGACCTGCGCACCTTCTATGACAGCGATCTTCGCTGGCTGAGACATTACGGCTTCGTGCCGCTGGACGTACCGACGCTGACCGGGGGGCTGGCCCGATGAAATTCACCCTGTCCTGGCTGAAGGAGCATCTCGACACCGATGCCCCGCTGGAGGAGATCGTCCGCACGCTCTCCATGATCGGGCTGGAGGTCGAGGAAGTGGTGGACCGCTCCAAGGAGCTCGCACCCTTCACCATCGCCCATGTCGTCTCCGCCGAGCAGCACCCCGACGCCGACCGCCTGCGCGTCTGCAAGGTCGATACCGGCAAGGAAATCCTGCAGGTCGTCTGCGGCGCGCCGAATGCCCGCACCGGCATGAAGGGCGTGTTCGCGCCGGTAGGAAGCCATGTCCCCGGCACCGGCATCGACCTGAAGAAGGGCACGATCCGCGGCCAGGAATCGAACGGCATGCTGGTCTCCGAGCGCGAGCTTGGCCTGTCCGACGAGCATGACGGCATCATCGACCTCCCGGCGGATGCGCCGCTGGGCCTGCCCTTCGCGAAATATGCCGGGCTGGACGATCCGCTGATCGACATCGCCATCACGCCGAACCGGGCCGACTGCCTGGGCGTACGCGGCGTGGCCCGCGATCTGGCGTCGGCCGGCCTCGGTACGCTGAAGAAGCTGGACACTTCGAAGCGCAATGGCAGCTACGAAAGTCCCGTCGTCTGGCGCCGCGACTTCCCGGCGGACGCCATGGATGCCTGCCCGATCGTGGTCGGCCGGCATTTCCGCAAGGTGAAGAACGGCCCCTCCCCGCGCTGGCTGCAGGACCGTCTGCGCGCGGTGGGCTTGCGCCCGATCTCCGCGCTGGTGGACATCACCAACTATGTGATGATGGACCTTGGCCGGCCCCTGCACGTCTATGACGCCGACAAGATCGAAGGCGGCCACCTGACCATCCGATTCGCGAAGGATGGCGAGAAGTTCCTGGCGCTGAACGGCAAGGAATATACGCTGGATGGGGAGATCATCGCCATCGGCGACGATCACGGCGTGGATGACCTTGGCGGCGTGATGGGCGGCGAGCGCACCGGCGTGTCGGACGAGACCACCAGCGTGTTCCTGGAGACCGCAATCTTCGACCCGATCCGTGTTGCCATGGCCGGCCGCAAGCTGAACCTGCTGTCGGACGCACGCTACCGCTTCGAGCGCGGGCTGGACCAGACATCTCCCTTCTGGGGCACCGATGTCGCCACTCGCCTGATCCTGGAGCTGTGCGGCGGCGAATGCAGCGATGTCGTGGTCGAGGGGACGGAGCCGGAGTGGCGCCGCAGCTACGACCTGCGCATCGCCCGCATTGCCGAGCTGGGCGGTGTCGCCGTGAAGCAGGGCGAGGCACTGCGCATCCTCGACATTCTGGGCTTCGAGGCGGAGCCGAAGGCCGACGGCGTGTTCTCCGTCACCCCGCCGCCTTGGCGCGGCGACATCATCGGCGAGGCCGACCTCGTCGAGGAAATCCTGCGCATTCACGGCTATGACAACATCCCGGTCGAGCCGCTGCCGCGCGAGACGACCATGCCGCAGCCAGCGCTTTCCCCGGCCCAGCGCCGCGTACCGCTGGCCAAGCGCACCCTGG encodes:
- the pheT gene encoding phenylalanine--tRNA ligase subunit beta; translation: MKFTLSWLKEHLDTDAPLEEIVRTLSMIGLEVEEVVDRSKELAPFTIAHVVSAEQHPDADRLRVCKVDTGKEILQVVCGAPNARTGMKGVFAPVGSHVPGTGIDLKKGTIRGQESNGMLVSERELGLSDEHDGIIDLPADAPLGLPFAKYAGLDDPLIDIAITPNRADCLGVRGVARDLASAGLGTLKKLDTSKRNGSYESPVVWRRDFPADAMDACPIVVGRHFRKVKNGPSPRWLQDRLRAVGLRPISALVDITNYVMMDLGRPLHVYDADKIEGGHLTIRFAKDGEKFLALNGKEYTLDGEIIAIGDDHGVDDLGGVMGGERTGVSDETTSVFLETAIFDPIRVAMAGRKLNLLSDARYRFERGLDQTSPFWGTDVATRLILELCGGECSDVVVEGTEPEWRRSYDLRIARIAELGGVAVKQGEALRILDILGFEAEPKADGVFSVTPPPWRGDIIGEADLVEEILRIHGYDNIPVEPLPRETTMPQPALSPAQRRVPLAKRTLASRGMVEAVTFSFMPSSQAALFGGPVKPEMMLANPISADLDAMRPSILGNLLAAAQRNANQGYPDLALFEVGPQYADATPKGQSAMATGIRAGMTAPRDWTGQQRPVDAFDAKADLLALLEALGAPASNAQVSTDAPDWYHPGRSGCLRLGPNVLGCFGEVHPRLLQAYDLKGPVAGFELFLDRVPMPKAKKGSTKPFLTLSPFQPVERDFAFVVDADVAAEQIVRAAKGADKVLVSEVGVFDVYVGPGVGKGRKSVAINVTLQPTERTLTEEDIEAVSAKIVAQVEKATGGSLRR